One part of the Solanum dulcamara chromosome 3, daSolDulc1.2, whole genome shotgun sequence genome encodes these proteins:
- the LOC129882487 gene encoding non-specific lipid-transfer protein 1-like yields the protein MAGKIACFVVLCMVIAHGEGLTCGQVTSNVFSCIRYLRNTAPLGNCCIGVRNLANLAKTTPDRQAACKCLKSAAAAISGINYGKAAGLPAACGVNIPYKISPSTDCSKVR from the exons ATGGCTGGAAAAATTGCATGCTTTGTGGTGTTGTGCATGGTGATAGCCCATGGAGAAGGCCTAACCTGTGGCCAAGTCACGAGCAACGTATTCTCTTGCATTAGATACCTTAGAAACACTGCACCTTTAGGAAATTGTTGCATTGGGGTTAGGAATCTAGCGAATCTCGCAAAGACTACACCAGATCGTCAAGCTGCTTGCAAGTGCCTTAAATCAGCAGCGGCAGCTATTTCAGGAATCAATTACGGCAAAGCTGCTGGTCTCCCTGCCGCTTGTGGTGTCAATATTCCTTACAAAATCAGTCCTTCCACTGACTGCTCCAA GGTCCGTTAA